The proteins below come from a single Roseiflexus sp. RS-1 genomic window:
- a CDS encoding glycosyl hydrolase — protein MRSTSLFRIGHILPVLVIVALIAPAVTPPSESSLAVAETPRLMSNDSPFGINSHLATRYWDPASMSIPADVVARLGVGWAREDVHWFRIQPTPDAPYDWTYTDEAVRALSRRGVNILGVIGHPPGWATPFPGDAPHGVSFYAPDPQRFAAFAAAVAQRYRNYISHWEIWNEPDNPLFWKPAPDPAAYATLLRLSAAAIRSVNPQATILIGGVYSFEPSFLRQVAEAGAWSSFDILAIHPYVSPSAPEIGNLIAGVEAARAVAERYGARPIWVTEIGWSSGRGDRDPVGVVNEQDQANFLVRATLLLWRAGVEKIFWYTLKDDPGNPYGLVDFGSGYFDYSRLKPSFTAYRVMTEYLAGAELVVVRDLFDRSSVIDFENFGSWRRGDQTYGDFAPTGERMRSGRGAAQLRYFFPSRANEYVVFRRERPIPVPDGTYALGVWVYGDGSGNTLKVWIRDAEGEVLQFALGAVGPPGWRILEAPIGGTVPPWDRISGDGNGRIDAPARLDAIVLDDAPDAFVGGGTIYLDDMFAISGPEAYDAQFRRGDIAIDVLWAPAPVRASISTSASTAALITRDGATATIVASDGRLVIDLGPAPVYVVHRR, from the coding sequence ATGCGCTCAACATCACTGTTTCGCATCGGTCATATCCTGCCGGTTCTTGTTATCGTCGCACTGATCGCGCCTGCGGTCACGCCGCCGTCCGAGTCTTCGCTCGCGGTCGCGGAAACGCCGCGTCTGATGTCGAACGACTCTCCCTTCGGGATCAACTCACATCTGGCAACCCGCTACTGGGATCCCGCCTCGATGTCCATCCCGGCAGATGTCGTGGCGCGTCTGGGGGTCGGTTGGGCGCGCGAAGATGTCCACTGGTTTCGCATTCAGCCAACACCCGATGCGCCCTACGACTGGACGTACACCGATGAAGCGGTACGCGCACTCAGTCGGCGCGGCGTGAATATTCTCGGCGTCATCGGGCATCCGCCCGGCTGGGCGACACCATTCCCCGGTGATGCGCCGCACGGCGTTTCGTTCTATGCCCCCGATCCGCAGCGGTTTGCCGCCTTCGCCGCCGCTGTCGCGCAACGGTACCGCAACTACATCTCTCACTGGGAGATCTGGAACGAGCCGGATAATCCGCTCTTCTGGAAACCCGCCCCCGACCCCGCAGCATACGCAACGCTGCTGCGCCTGTCGGCTGCTGCGATCCGCTCGGTCAACCCGCAGGCAACCATCCTGATCGGCGGGGTGTACTCGTTCGAGCCATCCTTTTTGCGTCAGGTAGCGGAAGCCGGCGCCTGGTCGAGTTTTGACATTCTCGCCATTCATCCCTATGTCAGCCCAAGCGCGCCTGAGATCGGGAACCTGATCGCCGGGGTTGAAGCGGCGCGCGCCGTCGCCGAACGGTACGGCGCGCGTCCGATCTGGGTCACCGAGATCGGATGGTCGAGCGGGCGCGGCGACCGCGATCCGGTCGGCGTGGTCAACGAGCAGGATCAGGCAAACTTTCTGGTGCGGGCGACCCTGCTCCTCTGGCGCGCCGGGGTCGAAAAAATCTTCTGGTACACCCTCAAGGATGATCCCGGCAATCCCTATGGACTGGTCGATTTCGGATCTGGCTACTTCGACTACAGCCGCCTGAAGCCGTCGTTTACGGCATACCGGGTCATGACGGAATATCTCGCCGGTGCAGAACTGGTGGTGGTACGCGACCTGTTCGACCGATCATCGGTGATCGATTTCGAGAACTTTGGTTCCTGGCGACGCGGCGATCAGACCTATGGCGACTTCGCGCCGACCGGCGAACGGATGCGCAGCGGGCGCGGCGCTGCACAACTCCGCTATTTCTTCCCTTCCCGCGCAAATGAGTACGTCGTTTTCCGGCGCGAACGTCCCATACCTGTTCCTGATGGCACATATGCGTTAGGTGTATGGGTCTATGGCGATGGCTCCGGGAACACGCTGAAAGTCTGGATCCGCGATGCTGAGGGAGAAGTGTTGCAGTTTGCCCTGGGCGCGGTCGGACCACCCGGATGGCGCATTCTGGAAGCGCCGATCGGCGGAACTGTGCCACCCTGGGATCGGATCAGTGGCGATGGCAACGGACGGATCGACGCTCCGGCGCGACTCGACGCAATCGTGCTTGATGATGCCCCTGATGCGTTCGTCGGCGGCGGAACGATCTACCTGGACGACATGTTCGCCATCAGCGGACCGGAAGCCTACGATGCGCAGTTCCGGCGCGGCGACATCGCCATCGATGTCTTGTGGGCGCCTGCGCCGGTACGCGCCAGCATCAGCACCAGTGCATCCACTGCCGCGCTGATCACACGCGACGGCGCCACAGCGACGATTGTCGCCAGCGATGGGCGCCTGGTCATTGATCTCGGTCCGGCGCCGGTGTATGTGGTTCACCGGCGCTGA
- a CDS encoding peptide ABC transporter substrate-binding protein, with translation MTHDRKARLNRRTFLRAAAIGIGSAALAACGGGGATAPTQPPATLPPPTTAPTLAPVQPTPPPTAAPAPTAAPAGTVTNSLGVTLPENAAPLEHQTFVVYFDITADFTSPNQMETIYKSGGFGSITNLTGDTLVRLNKDFQVQPAAALSWSSDETGKVWTFNLDPNLVWSDGTPVTAEDFVATFRYAADPQHAWDFAWYYSAPGAIKNWDKCVAGELPLEELGVTAKDKHTLVIETETPAPFLPAKLVYSEVLSAAKLKEYGSGLYTADPEKTISCGPYILKEFKPRERVVFEINPTYKGTNRPRIERVVQIAARPEAMFAGYQAGEVDRVTGEQLQTADNEIIARDPELSKQVRLTAGDFRTDYLFFDCQNPPFNDVRVRQAFSHIVDRDTLIKTIITPTQGIPAYSFLMPGFPASNSEGLKDIQRYDPELGRALLKEAGYEGGKGFPKLTLWLRNEPQIRQALAAAIAAAITQEYGIEVEVSNKDFKTFMDALNAKPTQIQFGMVSYGIDFLDPSNMLGVWLSTGRHNWFNKKFDEMVLSASESTDPNRIKVFQDAERLLCEEAPAVFIYHRTVADIYKPYVVGECFEPNIAGFSGLQWPGFTSMSDSLQTMYMSNEVTKYRKAPPR, from the coding sequence ATGACACACGACAGAAAAGCACGACTGAACCGACGCACGTTTCTGCGCGCCGCAGCTATCGGCATCGGGTCAGCGGCGCTTGCCGCCTGTGGCGGCGGCGGCGCAACCGCACCAACCCAGCCGCCAGCGACGCTTCCCCCGCCAACGACGGCGCCAACCCTTGCGCCGGTTCAACCAACGCCGCCGCCAACCGCCGCCCCCGCACCAACTGCTGCACCGGCGGGCACCGTCACGAACTCGCTCGGCGTCACCCTGCCGGAGAACGCCGCCCCGCTCGAACATCAGACCTTCGTCGTCTACTTCGATATCACCGCCGACTTCACCAGCCCTAACCAGATGGAAACGATCTACAAGTCGGGAGGCTTCGGCAGCATCACCAACCTGACCGGCGATACCCTCGTGCGCCTGAACAAGGACTTCCAGGTGCAACCGGCTGCCGCGCTCTCGTGGTCGTCCGATGAGACCGGCAAGGTCTGGACGTTCAACCTGGACCCCAATCTGGTCTGGAGCGATGGCACACCGGTGACGGCAGAGGACTTTGTGGCAACCTTCCGCTACGCTGCCGACCCGCAGCATGCCTGGGACTTCGCCTGGTACTACAGTGCGCCGGGAGCGATCAAGAACTGGGACAAGTGCGTTGCTGGCGAACTGCCGCTGGAAGAGCTTGGCGTCACAGCGAAAGATAAGCACACCCTGGTGATCGAAACTGAAACGCCAGCGCCCTTCCTGCCCGCCAAACTGGTCTACAGCGAAGTGCTCAGCGCCGCGAAACTGAAAGAGTACGGCTCCGGTCTCTACACGGCAGACCCGGAGAAGACCATTTCGTGCGGACCGTACATTCTGAAAGAGTTCAAGCCGCGCGAACGGGTGGTGTTCGAGATCAACCCGACCTACAAAGGCACGAACCGTCCGCGGATTGAGCGCGTCGTTCAGATTGCGGCACGCCCCGAAGCCATGTTCGCCGGATACCAGGCGGGCGAAGTTGACCGCGTGACCGGTGAGCAACTGCAAACAGCCGACAACGAGATCATCGCCAGAGACCCCGAACTCTCGAAGCAGGTGCGTCTGACCGCTGGCGACTTCCGCACCGATTACCTCTTCTTCGACTGCCAGAATCCGCCGTTCAACGATGTGCGCGTGCGCCAGGCGTTCAGCCATATCGTCGACCGCGATACGCTGATCAAGACGATCATCACGCCAACACAGGGCATCCCGGCATACTCCTTCCTGATGCCCGGTTTCCCGGCATCGAACTCAGAGGGGTTGAAGGATATTCAGCGCTACGACCCTGAACTTGGGCGCGCACTGCTCAAGGAAGCTGGCTACGAAGGCGGCAAAGGGTTCCCCAAATTGACCCTGTGGCTGCGCAATGAGCCGCAGATCCGCCAGGCGCTCGCCGCAGCAATTGCCGCAGCCATCACCCAGGAGTACGGCATCGAAGTCGAGGTCTCAAACAAGGACTTCAAGACCTTCATGGATGCGCTCAATGCCAAGCCGACTCAGATCCAGTTCGGCATGGTGTCATATGGCATCGACTTCCTCGACCCGTCGAACATGCTCGGCGTCTGGCTCAGCACGGGTCGCCACAACTGGTTCAACAAGAAATTCGACGAGATGGTGCTGTCGGCGTCGGAGAGCACCGATCCAAATCGTATCAAGGTGTTCCAGGATGCGGAGCGATTGCTGTGCGAAGAAGCGCCAGCGGTCTTCATCTACCACCGTACCGTCGCCGACATCTATAAGCCCTATGTCGTCGGTGAGTGCTTCGAGCCGAATATCGCCGGTTTCTCCGGTTTGCAGTGGCCCGGCTTCACATCAATGAGCGACTCGTTGCAAACCATGTATATGAGCAACGAGGTCACGAAGTATCGGAAAGCGCCTCCGAGATAA
- a CDS encoding S41 family peptidase, producing the protein MSTHGYYRWPTIHDDTVVFVCEDDLWLVAASGGVARRLTANPGSVQSPALSPDGTLLAFVGRDEGPGEVFVMLAVGGEARRLTFLGETMRVCGWSRNGRDILFASSAHSPFSRSPLLYAVAADGGEPRLLPTGPAVHVSYGPDGGMVIGRNESDPARWKRYRGGRTGDVWIDPDGSGEWRRLISLPGNIAIPLWVGDRIYFVSDHEGVGNLYSCLPTGEDLQRHTWHREYYARFPSTDGRRIVYHAGADLYLFDPATNGSRKIEIELHSPRTQRKRRFVDPARFLQSVALHPEGHSLVAVVRGKPFTFGNWEGAVLQYGDPGAVRYRLADWLPDGRRIVVVSDAAGEEMLEVHPVTLGNGQVAPRTDVADVQPGTGSSTLLFEEPVRLDGLDIGRPLTLAVSPKAPLVALANNRNELLLVDLNDRSVRLLDRSRYASMPGIAWSPDGRWLAYGFWETEQTSVIKLCEIATGTITPVTRPVLVDRSPAFDPEGKYLYFISYRDLDPVRDDIHFDLGFPRGARPFLVTLRADLRSPFVPGPHPLERPTAKPASGEASSGQEEATAPKEASSEKSVVIDLEGIADRIVAFPVPVGRYGQIAGIPGKALFTVFPIEGMLSQAHMSGSASASRGRLDVYDFETLSSDTLIDGVSRFALSRDAKTLIYRSGNRVRVVRAGEKPKDNSPEPGRKSGWIDLARIKLLVSPPAEWRQMYREAWRLQRDHFWTPDMSGVNWLAVYQRYLPLLDRVATRGEFSDLLWEMQGELGTSHAYEYGGDYRPEPRYSPGRLGADLRYDAETDSYVVERVIRGDVWDERASSPLAQPGINIVPGDRLIAVGGHRVGRNVSPHELLINQAGSDVLLTFMKMDGTLRSVTVKALYDESRARYREWVERNRQIVHDATQGRVGYLHIPDMQAHGYAEFHRGFLAGVVYEGLIVDLRYNTGGFVSPLIVEKLARKRLGYGVSRWGEPEPYPPESVMGPMVAIINEAAGSDGDIISHVFKMMKLGPLIGKRTWGGVIGIYPRDTLIDGGVTTQPEFSFWSAEAGWQLENRGVEPDIEVEMRPQDYVAGVDPQLERAIAEVLRLMQDHAPKLPDFGERPRLPLPEER; encoded by the coding sequence ATGAGCACGCACGGATATTATCGCTGGCCAACCATTCATGACGACACCGTTGTCTTTGTTTGTGAAGATGATCTCTGGTTGGTTGCCGCATCGGGCGGCGTGGCACGACGGTTGACCGCGAACCCTGGCAGTGTGCAGTCGCCAGCGCTCTCCCCCGATGGTACATTGCTGGCATTTGTCGGACGCGATGAGGGTCCGGGGGAAGTCTTTGTGATGCTGGCAGTGGGCGGTGAAGCGCGTCGGCTGACGTTTCTCGGTGAAACAATGCGCGTATGCGGATGGAGTCGCAATGGGCGCGATATTCTGTTTGCCAGTTCTGCGCATTCACCGTTTTCGCGATCTCCCCTGCTGTACGCTGTCGCTGCCGATGGCGGCGAGCCGCGCCTTCTTCCGACCGGTCCGGCGGTTCACGTGTCGTATGGACCAGACGGCGGCATGGTCATCGGGCGCAATGAGAGCGACCCGGCGCGCTGGAAGCGGTATCGCGGCGGACGCACCGGCGATGTGTGGATCGACCCGGATGGCAGCGGCGAGTGGCGGCGTCTGATCTCGCTCCCCGGCAATATCGCCATTCCGCTGTGGGTTGGCGACCGGATCTATTTTGTGTCCGATCACGAAGGCGTCGGAAATCTCTATTCATGCCTGCCGACCGGCGAGGACCTGCAACGCCATACCTGGCACCGCGAATACTATGCGCGTTTTCCGTCCACCGATGGACGGCGGATCGTCTACCATGCTGGCGCGGATCTCTACCTGTTTGATCCGGCAACGAATGGATCGCGCAAGATCGAGATCGAACTGCACAGCCCGCGAACGCAGCGAAAGCGTCGTTTTGTCGATCCGGCGCGTTTTCTTCAAAGTGTTGCACTGCATCCGGAGGGGCACTCGCTCGTCGCCGTCGTTCGCGGCAAGCCGTTTACATTCGGCAACTGGGAAGGGGCTGTGTTGCAGTACGGCGATCCTGGCGCAGTGCGCTATCGCCTGGCTGACTGGTTGCCCGACGGCAGGCGGATTGTGGTGGTAAGTGATGCCGCAGGCGAAGAGATGCTGGAAGTCCACCCGGTCACATTGGGCAATGGTCAGGTCGCTCCCAGAACGGACGTCGCGGATGTCCAGCCTGGAACGGGATCATCGACATTGCTGTTTGAGGAACCGGTGCGCCTGGACGGACTCGATATCGGTCGTCCTCTGACGCTCGCCGTCTCACCCAAAGCGCCGCTTGTCGCGCTTGCGAATAACCGGAATGAATTGCTGCTGGTCGATCTGAATGATCGCTCCGTGCGGCTGCTTGATCGCAGTCGATATGCCTCTATGCCCGGCATCGCCTGGTCGCCAGATGGACGCTGGCTTGCGTATGGCTTTTGGGAAACGGAGCAGACATCGGTTATTAAACTGTGCGAGATCGCCACCGGGACGATCACCCCGGTCACGCGACCGGTGCTGGTCGATCGATCTCCGGCGTTCGATCCAGAGGGAAAGTATCTCTATTTTATTTCATACCGCGATCTCGATCCGGTGCGTGATGATATTCATTTCGACCTGGGATTTCCCCGCGGTGCGCGTCCATTTCTGGTGACGTTGCGCGCCGATCTGCGTTCGCCGTTTGTGCCGGGTCCGCATCCGCTGGAACGACCGACGGCGAAGCCTGCTTCAGGTGAAGCGTCGTCGGGTCAGGAAGAAGCCACTGCTCCGAAAGAGGCGTCGTCCGAGAAAAGCGTCGTGATCGATCTCGAAGGCATCGCCGACCGGATTGTCGCGTTTCCCGTACCGGTTGGGCGGTATGGGCAGATCGCGGGGATACCGGGAAAGGCGCTCTTTACTGTTTTTCCAATCGAAGGCATGCTGAGTCAGGCGCACATGTCGGGCAGTGCGTCAGCGAGTCGCGGGCGTCTCGATGTCTACGATTTCGAGACCCTGAGTAGCGACACGTTGATCGATGGCGTCTCGCGCTTTGCCCTTTCACGCGATGCGAAGACGCTGATCTACCGTTCCGGCAATCGGGTGCGCGTTGTGAGAGCAGGCGAGAAACCGAAGGATAACAGCCCTGAGCCTGGACGGAAGAGCGGATGGATCGATCTCGCGCGCATCAAACTGCTGGTCTCGCCGCCGGCGGAGTGGAGGCAGATGTACCGCGAAGCCTGGCGTCTCCAGCGCGATCATTTCTGGACGCCGGATATGTCGGGAGTCAACTGGCTGGCGGTCTATCAGCGCTACCTGCCGTTGCTTGATCGGGTTGCAACGCGCGGCGAATTTTCCGATCTGCTGTGGGAGATGCAGGGCGAACTGGGAACATCGCATGCCTACGAATATGGTGGTGATTACCGTCCTGAGCCGCGCTACAGCCCAGGCAGACTGGGCGCAGATCTGCGCTACGACGCCGAAACCGACAGTTATGTGGTCGAGCGAGTGATCCGGGGTGATGTATGGGACGAGCGCGCCAGTTCGCCGCTGGCGCAGCCAGGGATCAACATCGTGCCCGGCGACCGCCTGATCGCAGTCGGCGGGCATCGGGTCGGGCGAAACGTATCGCCGCACGAATTGCTGATCAACCAGGCGGGCAGCGATGTGTTGTTGACCTTTATGAAGATGGACGGTACGCTTCGATCGGTGACCGTTAAGGCGCTCTACGACGAGAGTCGCGCGCGCTATCGGGAATGGGTCGAACGGAACCGGCAGATCGTCCACGACGCAACGCAGGGGCGCGTCGGGTATCTCCATATCCCCGATATGCAGGCACACGGGTATGCCGAGTTCCACCGCGGCTTTCTTGCCGGGGTGGTGTATGAAGGGTTGATCGTCGACCTGCGGTATAATACGGGCGGCTTCGTTTCGCCGTTAATCGTCGAAAAACTGGCGCGAAAGCGCCTCGGATACGGTGTTTCACGCTGGGGCGAACCCGAACCCTACCCGCCGGAGTCGGTAATGGGACCAATGGTGGCGATCATTAACGAAGCGGCCGGATCCGACGGCGATATCATCAGCCACGTGTTCAAAATGATGAAACTCGGTCCGCTGATCGGCAAGCGCACCTGGGGCGGGGTCATCGGCATCTATCCACGCGATACCCTGATCGACGGCGGTGTGACCACGCAACCGGAGTTTTCCTTCTGGTCGGCGGAGGCGGGCTGGCAACTGGAGAATCGCGGCGTTGAACCGGATATTGAAGTCGAAATGCGACCACAGGATTACGTTGCGGGCGTCGATCCGCAACTCGAGCGCGCGATTGCCGAAGTGCTGCGCCTGATGCAGGATCACGCGCCCAAACTTCCCGATTTCGGCGAACGACCACGCCTGCCCTTGCCGGAGGAACGTTGA
- a CDS encoding ABC transporter permease, translating into MSAIATKDAVTAVDPIIARPPSNLWRDAAIRFSKNKLAMGALIVVGFLVFLAVFADVLAPQPNFARPIDARKFPGEAGYILGTDDVGRDMLKRLIHGVRTSLIVGISVQAIALVIGAALGLSAGFLGGWVDFFVMRVVELFTAIPQLLFALFLISIFGSGMFNVILAIALIGWVDICRLTRAQLFSLREKEFIEAARAIGVPSWQIAWRHLLPNALTPLIIAVTLGIPTAIFTEAGLSFLGLGIDEPTASLGKMVGVSSAYIRVYWHMGLLPTLMIALIMLSFSFVGDGLRDALDPRLRK; encoded by the coding sequence ATGAGCGCAATTGCGACAAAGGATGCTGTCACTGCTGTTGACCCGATCATCGCTCGCCCTCCGAGCAACCTCTGGCGCGATGCCGCCATTCGCTTCTCGAAGAACAAACTGGCGATGGGGGCGTTGATCGTCGTCGGGTTCCTGGTATTTCTGGCTGTGTTCGCCGATGTTCTGGCGCCACAACCCAATTTTGCCCGCCCTATCGATGCGCGCAAGTTTCCCGGAGAGGCGGGATACATCCTGGGGACTGACGATGTCGGGCGCGATATGCTGAAACGGCTGATCCACGGCGTCCGCACCTCGCTGATCGTTGGCATATCGGTGCAGGCGATTGCGCTGGTTATTGGGGCTGCACTGGGGCTGAGCGCGGGATTCCTGGGGGGATGGGTCGATTTCTTCGTCATGCGGGTTGTCGAACTGTTCACCGCTATCCCGCAGTTGCTGTTCGCCCTTTTCCTGATTTCGATCTTTGGCAGCGGTATGTTCAATGTTATCCTGGCGATCGCCCTGATCGGCTGGGTGGATATCTGTCGCCTGACACGCGCGCAACTCTTTTCGCTGCGCGAAAAAGAGTTTATCGAAGCCGCCCGCGCTATCGGCGTTCCATCGTGGCAGATAGCCTGGCGGCATCTGCTCCCCAACGCGCTTACTCCGCTCATCATCGCGGTAACCCTGGGCATCCCGACTGCCATTTTTACCGAAGCGGGGCTGAGTTTCCTCGGTCTCGGCATTGATGAACCGACTGCAAGCCTTGGTAAAATGGTTGGCGTCTCCTCAGCATATATTCGTGTCTACTGGCATATGGGGTTGCTGCCCACGCTGATGATCGCCCTGATCATGCTCAGTTTCTCGTTCGTTGGCGATGGATTGCGCGATGCACTCGATCCGCGCCTGCGGAAGTAG
- a CDS encoding ABC transporter permease encodes MVAYILKRLAGLAFVFFLVSVVAFLLMHSTPGGPFDEPNMPLPPAAKANILRKYGLDQPLHIQYINYISNALRGDFGYSFSSPSETVAQVIGRTWPISITLGGVTVIVALGSGILIGILAAIRQNTIVDYVATFLATLGLTVPNFVIALWLILVFAVELQWLPIGGWGDDWRQIIMPMIALGLGPMGIATRYTRASLVDVFTADYIRTARAKGLAERMVVMRHAVKNALIPIITVLGPRIPDLITGTIFVETMFRVPGLGKFFVESVLDRDYPMIMALTLLIAALWGIVYLLTDLLYTLIDPRVKLT; translated from the coding sequence ATGGTTGCCTACATTCTGAAGCGTCTGGCAGGGCTGGCATTCGTCTTCTTTCTCGTGTCGGTCGTCGCGTTTTTACTCATGCATTCAACTCCCGGAGGACCGTTCGACGAGCCGAATATGCCGCTGCCGCCGGCGGCTAAAGCGAACATTCTTCGCAAATACGGTCTTGATCAACCGCTCCATATTCAGTATATTAACTATATTTCAAATGCGCTACGCGGCGATTTCGGCTATTCGTTCTCAAGCCCAAGCGAAACCGTCGCCCAGGTCATCGGGCGCACCTGGCCCATCAGCATCACCCTTGGCGGCGTCACCGTCATCGTGGCGCTTGGGAGCGGCATCCTGATCGGGATTCTCGCTGCCATCCGTCAGAATACGATTGTCGATTATGTCGCCACGTTTCTTGCAACCCTTGGTCTCACCGTGCCCAATTTTGTGATTGCGCTCTGGCTGATCCTGGTGTTTGCGGTCGAACTTCAATGGCTGCCGATTGGCGGATGGGGCGATGACTGGCGTCAGATCATTATGCCGATGATTGCCCTTGGGTTGGGACCTATGGGGATCGCCACGCGCTACACCCGCGCCAGTCTGGTCGATGTTTTCACGGCGGATTATATTCGCACTGCACGCGCCAAAGGGTTGGCTGAGCGGATGGTCGTGATGCGCCACGCCGTCAAGAATGCGCTCATTCCGATTATTACCGTGCTGGGTCCGCGCATTCCCGATCTGATCACCGGCACGATCTTCGTCGAGACGATGTTTCGCGTGCCGGGTCTGGGCAAATTCTTTGTCGAGAGCGTTCTCGACCGGGATTATCCGATGATCATGGCGTTGACGCTGCTGATTGCAGCCCTGTGGGGTATTGTCTATCTGCTTACCGACCTGTTGTACACCCTGATCGATCCGCGCGTGAAACTAACGTAG